A genomic region of Christiangramia sp. OXR-203 contains the following coding sequences:
- a CDS encoding glycoside hydrolase family 16 protein gives MMKRPYSYLILCLVLVSTASAQEKIIFEEDFNADTLNMEVWNYEEGDGCPDLCGWGNNEKQIYNRDYVALEDGKLVITAEKKGDTYYSGKINSKDNVEFTYGVIEVKAKLATGKGLWPAIWMLGADISEVGWPASGEIDILEYIGREPGIVFTSLHTPASHGNTINTKKTKIADIEEGYHTYKAVWTPDYIEFFVDGNQLYRFTPENYNEEEYPFKKDFYFLINMAVGGNLGGAEIDESALPDRFYVDHIKVTELPEEY, from the coding sequence ATGATGAAGAGACCCTACTCATATTTGATCCTGTGCCTGGTCCTGGTTTCTACGGCCAGTGCACAGGAAAAAATAATTTTCGAAGAGGATTTCAACGCAGATACTCTAAATATGGAGGTCTGGAATTATGAAGAAGGGGACGGTTGTCCTGATCTTTGTGGTTGGGGGAACAACGAAAAGCAGATCTATAATCGCGATTATGTTGCCCTGGAAGATGGTAAACTGGTGATCACTGCGGAAAAAAAAGGTGATACCTATTATTCAGGAAAGATTAATTCCAAGGATAATGTGGAGTTTACTTACGGTGTGATTGAAGTAAAAGCAAAACTTGCTACGGGCAAAGGTCTCTGGCCAGCTATCTGGATGTTGGGTGCAGACATTAGTGAGGTTGGATGGCCTGCCAGTGGTGAGATCGATATTCTGGAATATATTGGCAGAGAGCCGGGCATCGTTTTTACTTCCCTGCATACCCCGGCGAGTCACGGGAACACGATCAATACTAAGAAAACGAAAATTGCAGATATTGAAGAAGGTTATCACACTTACAAAGCTGTGTGGACGCCGGATTATATTGAATTTTTTGTAGACGGGAATCAGTTATACCGCTTTACTCCGGAAAACTATAACGAGGAAGAGTATCCTTTTAAGAAGGATTTCTATTTTCTAATCAATATGGCCGTTGGAGGAAATCTTGGAGGTGCTGAAATAGATGAGTCGGCATTGCCAGACAGATTCTATGTAGATCATATCAAGGTAACTGAACTACCTGAAGAATATTAA
- a CDS encoding sensor histidine kinase, protein MKKVTQILENNSQLIIEDWERQVLELVKSSTSANRIALRDHVPNILNDIIGIMEQYDIIDWNLEDPKIALIESNSIEHGRHRASSGSFSADEILHEYIIFHNVILRVLNINGITDHNAYNILKCCVDKSMLKSLEAYTKSIQEMQSKLVATLAHDIRNPLSAARLGIEMLNTEDIDQDRSIRVKKMTMNSVNKALEMLEGLLDSITVKAGEGMMLTYAQTDLYNDIESIYQEASEIYSEEIILDCADKDLYGIYDAVAVRRMLENLITNAIKYGDKDTPITLKIEKDGDDYLLLSVHNLGNPIPKEKQKAIFDFLQYGKQNNNPKLKSWGIGLTLVKMVAEAHGGAVELTSEKDKGTEFKIRISNKANQPGKTRTRLNLV, encoded by the coding sequence ATGAAAAAGGTTACTCAAATTTTAGAGAATAATTCTCAGCTTATCATCGAGGACTGGGAACGACAGGTTCTCGAACTCGTAAAATCCTCTACTTCTGCCAATAGAATCGCACTTCGCGATCATGTTCCTAACATCCTGAATGACATTATTGGTATCATGGAACAATATGATATCATTGACTGGAATCTTGAGGATCCTAAAATTGCATTGATCGAGAGTAATAGCATTGAGCATGGGAGACATCGCGCCAGTTCCGGAAGCTTTTCTGCAGATGAAATTCTTCACGAATATATCATCTTTCATAATGTGATTCTTAGGGTGCTCAACATAAATGGAATTACAGATCATAATGCATACAATATTTTAAAGTGCTGTGTTGATAAATCTATGCTGAAAAGCCTGGAGGCCTACACAAAGTCGATCCAAGAGATGCAAAGTAAACTAGTTGCTACGCTTGCTCACGATATTAGAAATCCACTCTCTGCCGCGAGATTGGGAATCGAAATGCTAAATACAGAGGATATAGATCAGGATCGCAGTATCAGGGTCAAGAAAATGACCATGAATAGTGTGAATAAAGCACTGGAAATGCTGGAAGGATTACTGGATAGTATTACTGTAAAGGCCGGTGAAGGGATGATGCTTACTTATGCTCAAACAGATCTGTATAACGATATAGAATCTATTTACCAGGAAGCTTCAGAGATCTATTCTGAAGAGATCATATTAGATTGTGCGGACAAGGATCTTTATGGGATTTATGACGCTGTAGCAGTACGCAGAATGCTCGAAAATCTAATTACCAATGCAATTAAATATGGAGATAAAGATACCCCGATCACGCTAAAAATTGAAAAAGATGGGGACGACTACTTATTGCTTTCTGTCCATAATCTTGGAAATCCTATTCCGAAGGAGAAACAAAAGGCGATCTTCGATTTTCTACAATACGGAAAACAAAATAACAACCCTAAACTCAAAAGCTGGGGCATAGGACTCACACTGGTTAAAATGGTTGCTGAAGCGCACGGCGGTGCGGTTGAACTCACCAGCGAAAAAGATAAAGGAACAGAATTTAAGATCAGGATTTCCAACAAAGCGAATCAACCCGGTAAAACACGCACAAGACTGAACCTGGTCTAA
- a CDS encoding ribonucleoside-diphosphate reductase subunit alpha: protein MYVVKRDGHKEPVMFDKITARVKKLCYGLNELVDPVKVAMRVIEGLYDNVSTSELDNLAAEIAATMTTSHPDYAKLAARISVSNLHKNTKKSFSEVMTDLYEYVNPRTSEKAALLSEEVYEVILENKEKLDSTIIYNRDFNYDYFGFKTLERSYLLKLDGKIVERPQHMLMRVSIGIHPDDLDSAIETYELMSKKYFTHATPTLFNSGTPKPQMSSCFLLSMIDDSIDGIYDTLKQTAKISQSAGGIGLSIHNVRATGSYISGTNGTSNGIVPMLRVFNDTARYVDQGGGKRKGSFAMYVEPWHADIFDFLDLKKNHGKEEMRARDLFYAMWIPDLFMKRVQENGSWTLMCPHECPGLFDTYGDNFEALYEKYEAENKGRRTIKARELWEKIMESQIETGTPYMLYKDAANRKSNQKNLGTIRSSNLCTEIIEYTSKDEVAVCNLASIALPMFIKNNEFDHKELFKITKRVIKNLNKVIDRNYYPVKEAENSNMRHRPVGLGVQGLADTFIKLRLPFTSDEAKKLNQEIFETLYFAAVTASMELAKIEGPYSTYEGSPISQGEFQFNMWGIKDEELSGRWDWGKLRKQIEENGVRNSLLLAPMPTASTSQILGNNEAFEPYTSNIYTRRVLSGEFIVVNKHLLEDLVTRDLWTEDVKNAIMRNNGSVQDIDVIPQDLKELYKTVWEMSMKDIIDMSRHRGYFIDQSQSLNLFMENANYSKLTSMHFYAWKSGLKTGMYYLRTKSAVDAIKFTLEKEKKQEPVAITSEAPMRAAEKLQENTQPVVSEKTETEGALSPEELKALIAQSKEAEGDDCLMCGS from the coding sequence ATGTATGTTGTAAAAAGAGACGGCCATAAAGAACCTGTAATGTTTGATAAGATCACCGCCAGGGTCAAGAAACTTTGCTATGGTCTAAATGAACTTGTAGATCCTGTTAAAGTTGCTATGCGTGTGATCGAAGGTCTGTACGATAATGTATCTACCAGTGAACTCGATAATCTCGCTGCTGAAATTGCCGCGACGATGACTACTTCTCATCCAGATTATGCGAAACTCGCTGCCAGGATCTCGGTTTCAAATCTTCACAAAAACACGAAAAAGAGTTTTTCTGAAGTGATGACAGATCTTTATGAGTATGTGAATCCGCGTACCAGTGAAAAGGCAGCCCTACTTTCAGAAGAAGTATATGAGGTGATCCTGGAGAATAAAGAAAAACTAGACTCCACTATTATTTACAACCGGGATTTCAATTATGATTATTTCGGCTTTAAAACTTTGGAAAGATCCTATCTTTTAAAACTGGATGGTAAGATCGTGGAAAGACCTCAGCATATGCTTATGCGTGTTTCTATAGGGATTCATCCTGATGATCTTGATAGTGCAATAGAGACCTATGAACTTATGTCTAAAAAGTACTTTACACATGCTACCCCAACACTTTTTAACTCCGGAACACCAAAACCCCAAATGTCTTCCTGTTTTCTACTTAGTATGATAGACGACAGCATTGATGGAATTTACGATACACTGAAGCAGACTGCAAAAATCTCTCAATCGGCTGGAGGTATAGGTCTCTCTATCCATAATGTGAGAGCCACTGGTTCTTATATTTCAGGAACCAATGGTACTTCCAATGGAATTGTGCCGATGCTTAGGGTATTTAATGATACCGCCAGATACGTGGATCAGGGTGGTGGAAAAAGAAAAGGATCTTTTGCGATGTATGTGGAACCATGGCATGCTGATATCTTTGATTTTCTGGATCTTAAAAAGAACCACGGAAAAGAAGAAATGCGTGCTCGTGACCTCTTTTATGCCATGTGGATCCCAGATCTTTTTATGAAAAGGGTGCAGGAAAATGGTAGCTGGACGCTTATGTGTCCCCATGAATGTCCTGGCCTTTTTGATACTTACGGAGATAATTTCGAAGCGCTTTACGAAAAGTATGAAGCTGAAAATAAAGGTCGAAGAACTATTAAAGCCAGAGAGTTGTGGGAAAAGATCATGGAGTCTCAAATAGAAACTGGAACTCCATATATGCTTTACAAAGATGCCGCTAATAGAAAGTCTAATCAAAAAAACTTGGGAACGATTCGCTCTTCCAATCTTTGTACAGAAATTATTGAATATACCAGTAAGGATGAAGTCGCCGTTTGCAACCTTGCATCTATCGCCTTGCCGATGTTCATTAAGAACAATGAATTTGATCACAAGGAACTTTTTAAGATCACGAAAAGAGTGATCAAGAACCTGAATAAGGTGATCGACAGGAATTACTACCCGGTTAAGGAAGCTGAAAATTCCAATATGCGTCATCGCCCGGTTGGTCTGGGAGTTCAGGGACTTGCAGATACTTTTATTAAACTACGATTGCCTTTTACAAGTGACGAGGCAAAAAAACTGAACCAGGAGATCTTTGAAACTCTTTATTTCGCTGCGGTTACGGCATCTATGGAACTTGCAAAAATAGAAGGTCCATACTCTACGTATGAAGGTTCGCCGATTAGCCAGGGAGAATTCCAGTTTAATATGTGGGGAATTAAAGATGAAGAACTAAGCGGTCGCTGGGATTGGGGTAAACTTAGAAAGCAGATTGAAGAAAATGGGGTTCGAAACTCCTTACTATTGGCACCAATGCCAACCGCTTCCACTTCCCAAATATTAGGAAATAACGAAGCTTTTGAACCTTATACCTCCAATATATATACAAGAAGAGTACTTTCCGGAGAGTTTATCGTGGTGAACAAGCATTTACTGGAGGACCTTGTTACCCGGGATTTGTGGACAGAAGATGTGAAAAATGCTATTATGAGAAACAACGGTTCTGTTCAGGATATCGATGTGATCCCGCAGGACCTTAAAGAACTTTATAAAACGGTCTGGGAAATGAGCATGAAAGATATTATAGATATGTCAAGACATCGTGGTTATTTCATTGATCAGTCTCAATCGCTGAATCTATTTATGGAAAACGCGAATTACAGCAAGCTTACCTCCATGCATTTCTACGCCTGGAAAAGCGGACTCAAAACTGGCATGTATTACCTGAGAACGAAATCGGCGGTAGACGCTATTAAGTTTACGCTTGAGAAAGAGAAAAAGCAGGAACCGGTTGCGATTACTTCGGAAGCTCCTATGCGAGCTGCTGAAAAGCTTCAGGAAAATACACAGCCTGTAGTTTCAGAAAAAACAGAAACTGAAGGAGCGCTGTCCCCGGAAGAACTTAAAGCACTCATTGCACAATCCAAAGAAGCTGAAGGTGACGACTGCCTGATGTGCGGATCTTAA
- the dgt gene encoding dGTP triphosphohydrolase, translating into MTWDQLLSLKRFGDKNKRLRIEQNETRLGFEVDYDRIIFSSAFRSLQDKTQVIPLSKTDFVHTRLTHSLEVSVVGRSLGRLTGQKLLQKHPHLKDSSGYQMNDFGAIVAAAALAHDIGNPPFGHSGEKAIGEYFSHGNGKRFKESLSEAEYQDLVKFEGNANGFRILTENRPGISGGLRLSYATLGAFTKYPKESLPHKPSSKIEDKKFGFFQSEKETFEDIAEELGLKMTREGKHIGYARHPLAFLVEAADDICYTIIDFEDGINLGLIDEDYALEYLIKLVKDSINTSKYHELQTTSDRLAYLRALAINTLITEAAEIFLKNEDAILIGEFHEALFDKSKYEAQIRDIIKISVEKIYQSEEVIGKEIAGFKMLTYLLDIYTQAFLADAENEDSNFTKLVKKSVPQLNYLNDEHSVYDTLIAICSYIASLTDGLTVASFKRFQGLDA; encoded by the coding sequence ATGACCTGGGATCAACTCTTATCACTTAAACGTTTCGGAGACAAGAACAAACGACTGCGTATAGAGCAGAATGAAACACGTTTAGGTTTTGAAGTAGATTATGATCGTATCATATTTTCTTCAGCATTTAGAAGCTTGCAGGACAAAACGCAGGTGATTCCACTTTCCAAGACAGATTTTGTGCATACCAGGCTAACGCATAGCCTCGAGGTTTCAGTCGTTGGAAGGTCGCTGGGAAGGTTAACGGGACAGAAGTTGTTGCAGAAACATCCACATTTAAAGGATTCTTCAGGTTACCAGATGAATGATTTTGGGGCTATTGTCGCAGCGGCTGCTCTTGCTCATGATATTGGAAATCCGCCTTTTGGACATTCCGGAGAGAAAGCGATTGGAGAATACTTCAGTCATGGAAACGGTAAAAGGTTCAAAGAATCTCTTTCAGAAGCAGAATACCAAGATCTGGTAAAATTTGAAGGAAATGCCAATGGTTTCAGAATACTTACAGAAAACAGACCAGGAATTAGCGGTGGCCTACGATTGTCCTATGCTACTTTAGGAGCATTCACAAAATATCCGAAAGAATCCCTTCCGCATAAGCCAAGTTCAAAGATCGAAGATAAAAAGTTTGGATTTTTCCAGAGTGAAAAAGAAACCTTTGAAGATATCGCTGAAGAATTAGGATTAAAAATGACGCGCGAAGGCAAACACATTGGATATGCACGGCATCCTCTGGCCTTCTTGGTTGAGGCCGCAGATGATATTTGCTATACGATCATTGATTTTGAAGATGGAATTAATCTTGGACTCATCGATGAAGATTACGCTCTGGAATACCTCATCAAACTTGTAAAGGACAGCATCAATACTTCCAAATATCATGAACTTCAAACCACTTCAGACAGGCTGGCGTATTTGCGTGCTCTAGCTATTAACACACTAATTACAGAAGCCGCAGAGATCTTTCTAAAAAATGAAGATGCCATTCTGATAGGAGAATTTCATGAAGCTTTATTCGATAAAAGTAAATACGAGGCTCAGATTCGGGATATTATTAAGATAAGTGTGGAGAAGATCTATCAAAGCGAAGAGGTGATCGGGAAGGAAATTGCCGGCTTTAAAATGCTCACTTATTTGCTGGATATATATACCCAGGCTTTCCTTGCAGATGCTGAAAATGAAGATTCCAACTTCACAAAACTGGTAAAAAAATCTGTTCCACAGCTAAACTATTTGAATGACGAACATTCAGTTTATGATACGTTGATCGCAATCTGTTCATATATAGCTTCGCTAACCGATGGTCTAACCGTGGCTTCCTTTAAACGATTTCAGGGTCTGGATGCTTAA
- a CDS encoding DUF3078 domain-containing protein → MKFYLLSFLFIFTSFYSSAAHIKHVRVNDTTATAAKDTTASDSMLIYWTEKNTFGMNLSEVAFVNWNAGGNNSISALFYAGFERDFEKDYTIWKNSAKLRYGINAQEGREIRKTEDELRLSSSFGFRTDSTSNWYYSGKFSFNTQFTNGYKYPDTEVPISKLMAPGYTFLGAGTEFSHPVEDLTIYLSPITVKSTFVLDQRLANEGMFGVEPAVTDELGNIIKEGEMLRTEFGFLFTSEYNKEVFENIDLSNQLSLYSDYLNNFGNVDVDWQLAVNMKVNDFVKANVGTHIRYDDDVKFKEDTNGDGKLETSGARIQLKQMLGVGVVYEF, encoded by the coding sequence ATGAAATTTTACCTACTAAGCTTCCTTTTTATATTTACTTCATTCTATAGTTCAGCTGCTCATATTAAACATGTTAGGGTGAATGATACTACAGCAACGGCGGCTAAGGATACTACTGCTTCAGATTCCATGTTGATCTACTGGACCGAGAAGAACACCTTCGGAATGAATCTAAGTGAAGTGGCTTTCGTAAACTGGAATGCTGGGGGAAACAACTCAATTTCGGCTTTATTTTATGCTGGTTTTGAGCGGGATTTTGAAAAAGACTATACTATTTGGAAGAATTCGGCAAAGTTGAGGTATGGAATTAATGCGCAGGAAGGCAGGGAAATTAGAAAGACAGAAGATGAATTAAGATTGAGTTCCTCCTTTGGTTTTAGAACCGACAGTACGTCGAACTGGTATTATTCAGGTAAATTTAGTTTCAACACGCAATTCACCAACGGTTACAAATATCCTGATACCGAAGTACCAATTTCGAAATTAATGGCTCCTGGCTATACCTTTCTTGGTGCAGGAACAGAATTTTCTCATCCTGTAGAGGATCTTACCATATACCTTTCTCCTATAACCGTGAAATCAACTTTCGTACTAGATCAAAGACTTGCCAACGAAGGGATGTTTGGTGTGGAACCTGCAGTGACCGATGAACTTGGGAATATTATCAAAGAAGGTGAGATGCTTAGAACAGAATTCGGTTTTCTCTTTACCAGTGAATATAACAAGGAAGTTTTTGAGAATATTGATCTTAGTAATCAATTGAGCCTGTATTCAGATTACCTCAATAACTTCGGAAATGTGGATGTAGACTGGCAACTGGCAGTAAATATGAAGGTCAATGACTTCGTAAAGGCCAATGTTGGAACCCATATTCGTTATGATGATGATGTAAAGTTTAAGGAAGATACCAATGGCGATGGTAAACTGGAAACTTCCGGTGCCAGAATTCAGCTAAAGCAAATGCTTGGTGTTGGAGTTGTTTATGAGTTTTAG
- a CDS encoding nucleoside deaminase — MINPYDDTYFMRKALEEAETAYEKGEIPVGVVVVINDRIIARGHNLTETLNDVTAHAEMQAITAAASFLGGKYLKDCTMYITLEPCQMCAGALYWSQISKIVFAAEDSTRGYRKNGVQLHPKTKVASGILEEEASTLLKRFFIEKRNLN, encoded by the coding sequence ATGATCAATCCATACGATGACACTTATTTTATGCGGAAAGCGCTGGAAGAAGCGGAAACTGCTTATGAAAAAGGGGAAATTCCCGTTGGAGTGGTTGTAGTCATCAACGACAGGATCATCGCAAGAGGACATAATCTTACAGAAACGCTGAACGATGTAACTGCTCATGCCGAAATGCAGGCTATCACAGCCGCTGCAAGCTTTCTGGGGGGTAAATATCTTAAGGATTGTACTATGTACATCACCCTGGAACCCTGCCAGATGTGTGCCGGTGCCCTCTATTGGAGTCAGATCTCAAAAATTGTTTTTGCTGCGGAAGATAGCACAAGAGGTTATAGAAAGAATGGAGTCCAGCTTCATCCCAAGACTAAGGTAGCTTCAGGGATTCTTGAAGAAGAAGCTTCCACTTTACTGAAGCGTTTCTTTATAGAAAAAAGAAATCTGAATTAA
- a CDS encoding 1-deoxy-D-xylulose-5-phosphate synthase, whose amino-acid sequence MTRELLDTINFPQDLRKLPEASLQDLARELREFIIEIVATKEGHLGASLGVVELTIALHYIFNTPEDLLVWDVGHQAYGHKILTGRKSTFHTNRQLNGISGFPKRTESGFDTFGVGHSSTSISAALGMAIASRLKGNYQKQHIAVIGDASIASGMAFEGLNHAGVTKANLLVILNDNAIGIDPSVGALKEYLTKARVGHKPASDNIIEALNFQYFGPVDGHDLPELLKVLQEMKEISGPKFLHVITKKGKGLKKAEEDQVKYHAPGKFEPATGELLKYETEGLPIKFQDVFGLTLVELAEKNDKIIGITPAMPTGSSLKYMMDAFPDRAFDVGIAEQHAVTLSAGMATQGFTVFCAIYSTFLQRAYDQLIHDVALQKLPVIFCLDRAGLVGEDGATHHGVFDIAYCRLIPDLMIAAPRNETELRNLLYTAQLGLDKPLVIRYPRGRGSQIDWKKPFQKTVIGKAECLQQGTDIAVLTIGNMAANASEAIKSYKGLGSIAHYDMKFVKPLDKDLLKEIFEKFDKIITIEDGVISGGFGSAILELAMHLDYKGKIEIMGVPDNFIEHGNIDQLQEIAGINVEGIRQKLETLN is encoded by the coding sequence ATGACCAGAGAATTATTAGATACCATCAACTTTCCGCAAGATCTGCGAAAGCTTCCGGAAGCCAGCTTACAGGATCTAGCCAGGGAACTTAGAGAATTTATCATCGAAATCGTAGCAACCAAGGAAGGTCATCTGGGGGCAAGTCTTGGTGTTGTAGAACTTACCATCGCATTACATTATATTTTTAATACCCCTGAAGATCTGCTGGTCTGGGATGTTGGTCACCAGGCTTATGGTCATAAAATATTAACTGGCAGAAAAAGTACTTTTCATACCAACCGACAGCTTAATGGAATTAGCGGATTCCCAAAAAGAACTGAAAGTGGGTTCGATACCTTTGGCGTAGGGCATTCATCTACTTCCATCTCAGCAGCGCTTGGGATGGCGATCGCTTCCCGACTTAAAGGCAATTATCAAAAACAACATATCGCCGTGATTGGAGATGCTTCCATCGCCAGCGGAATGGCTTTCGAAGGTTTAAATCATGCCGGAGTAACCAAAGCGAACTTGCTGGTTATATTGAATGATAACGCGATTGGTATCGATCCCAGCGTTGGGGCCTTAAAAGAATATCTAACCAAAGCAAGAGTTGGACATAAACCTGCCAGCGATAATATCATTGAAGCGCTCAATTTTCAATATTTCGGGCCTGTAGATGGTCATGATCTACCTGAATTACTGAAGGTTTTACAGGAAATGAAGGAAATCAGCGGACCTAAATTTCTACATGTCATTACCAAAAAAGGGAAAGGTTTAAAAAAAGCTGAAGAAGACCAGGTAAAATATCATGCACCCGGTAAGTTTGAACCTGCAACTGGTGAATTGCTGAAGTATGAAACCGAAGGTTTACCCATAAAGTTTCAGGATGTTTTCGGTCTAACGCTAGTAGAACTGGCGGAAAAAAATGACAAAATTATTGGGATCACCCCAGCGATGCCTACAGGTAGTTCGCTCAAATATATGATGGATGCTTTTCCAGACAGGGCGTTTGATGTAGGTATCGCAGAGCAGCATGCTGTGACTTTATCTGCCGGAATGGCCACCCAGGGATTTACTGTTTTTTGTGCTATTTATTCTACTTTCCTTCAACGTGCATACGATCAGTTAATTCACGATGTTGCCTTGCAAAAACTGCCGGTGATATTTTGCCTGGATCGTGCTGGCTTGGTAGGAGAAGACGGAGCTACGCATCACGGTGTTTTTGATATTGCCTACTGCAGACTTATTCCAGATCTTATGATCGCAGCTCCAAGAAATGAAACCGAGCTTAGAAACCTTCTCTACACGGCCCAGCTTGGTTTAGACAAACCATTAGTAATTCGCTATCCCCGCGGAAGAGGATCTCAGATTGATTGGAAAAAACCTTTTCAAAAGACTGTTATTGGTAAAGCTGAGTGCCTTCAGCAAGGAACTGATATCGCCGTTCTAACGATCGGAAATATGGCTGCAAACGCTTCCGAAGCAATTAAAAGTTATAAAGGGTTAGGGAGTATTGCGCACTACGACATGAAATTTGTAAAACCGCTAGATAAAGATCTGCTAAAAGAGATCTTCGAAAAATTTGATAAAATTATCACTATTGAAGATGGCGTAATCTCCGGAGGTTTTGGAAGTGCGATCCTGGAGCTTGCTATGCATCTTGATTATAAGGGTAAAATTGAGATCATGGGGGTGCCCGATAATTTTATAGAACATGGAAATATCGATCAATTACAAGAAATTGCGGGAATTAACGTTGAAGGAATACGGCAAAAGCTGGAAACTTTGAACTGA